The following coding sequences lie in one Hyalangium ruber genomic window:
- a CDS encoding helix-turn-helix domain-containing protein: MSTPLVAADTAPAFLTVEEAAELLRVNRKTLYEAIRLEQIPGVARIGKTLRIRRAALLEWTAGKGRDSALGSRK; encoded by the coding sequence ATGAGCACGCCCCTCGTTGCTGCCGACACGGCGCCTGCGTTCCTCACGGTGGAGGAAGCCGCCGAATTGCTCCGCGTGAATCGAAAGACTCTCTACGAAGCGATCCGGCTGGAGCAAATCCCCGGCGTTGCTCGCATCGGCAAAACCCTACGCATCCGCCGCGCTGCCTTGCTAGAGTGGACAGCCGGTAAGGGCCGTGATTCTGCGCTTGGGAGTCGCAAATGA
- a CDS encoding tyrosine-type recombinase/integrase, producing the protein MSVRMRKWQNKAGKAEEAWQVDFIFHHPDGRRQRVVKFSPVQTRRGAEQYERELRASLLNGTFGKENTGERPMTLADFAPRFLTYSENNNKHSSVVTKRHLLDDHLLPFFGQMALSAIGPAQIEDFKAHMRKKKSAARARKEAPTRAALLKRSDVEPKPLSLKTINNVLSALSKLLALAQEQGEIAQAPRVKLFGKLPKPTFDFLSFEEAARLIDAAEPEWRALLLVALKTGLRQGELIGLQWSDLDLAQARLNVRRTIWRGVTDLPKGGRERTVDLPASAVDALKAHRHLRGRYVFCQEDGQPLTEGKMKQPLRRALSRAGISREEGRIGWHDLRHTYASHLAMRGVPLKVIQELMGHVTIEMTERYAHLSPDTRREAVGVLDRPLPLAPACDIRATRMEEAANHL; encoded by the coding sequence ATGAGCGTCAGAATGCGGAAGTGGCAGAACAAGGCAGGGAAGGCTGAGGAGGCTTGGCAAGTGGATTTCATCTTCCACCACCCGGACGGACGGCGGCAGCGAGTCGTGAAGTTCTCGCCTGTGCAGACGCGCCGGGGTGCCGAGCAGTACGAGCGCGAACTCCGCGCCTCTCTCCTCAATGGGACCTTCGGAAAGGAGAACACAGGGGAGCGCCCTATGACGTTGGCGGATTTTGCGCCGCGATTCCTCACCTACAGCGAGAACAACAACAAGCATTCAAGCGTCGTCACCAAGCGGCACCTGCTGGATGATCACTTGCTCCCGTTCTTCGGTCAGATGGCGCTGTCTGCCATTGGTCCGGCACAGATCGAGGACTTCAAAGCGCACATGCGCAAGAAGAAGTCCGCAGCGCGCGCCCGCAAGGAGGCCCCCACGAGGGCCGCCCTTCTTAAGCGCAGCGACGTGGAGCCAAAGCCCTTGAGCCTCAAGACGATCAACAACGTGCTCTCGGCGTTGAGCAAGCTGCTGGCACTGGCGCAGGAACAAGGGGAGATCGCGCAGGCTCCGCGCGTGAAGCTGTTCGGCAAGCTGCCCAAGCCCACGTTCGATTTCCTCAGCTTCGAGGAAGCCGCGCGGCTGATCGACGCAGCCGAGCCGGAGTGGCGGGCGCTGCTGCTGGTGGCGCTGAAGACGGGGCTTCGCCAGGGAGAACTGATCGGACTCCAGTGGAGCGATCTGGATTTGGCACAAGCACGGCTCAACGTGCGGCGTACCATCTGGCGCGGGGTGACGGACTTGCCCAAGGGCGGACGTGAAAGGACCGTGGACCTGCCCGCGTCGGCGGTGGATGCGCTCAAGGCGCACCGTCACCTGAGGGGCCGCTACGTGTTCTGCCAAGAGGATGGCCAGCCGCTTACTGAGGGCAAGATGAAGCAACCGCTTCGCCGCGCGCTCAGCCGGGCGGGCATCAGCCGTGAGGAGGGGCGGATCGGCTGGCATGATCTCCGCCACACCTACGCCAGCCACCTCGCCATGCGGGGCGTTCCGCTCAAGGTGATCCAGGAGTTGATGGGACACGTCACGATCGAGATGACCGAGCGCTACGCCCACCTGAGCCCCGACACGCGGCGAGAGGCGGTCGGTGTTCTTGACCGGCCCCTGCCGCTTGCGCCCGCATGCGACATACGTGCAACACGGATGGAGGAAGCCGCTAACCATCTGTAA